AAGGGTCTCATCGTTGGCTTTCTTCTTCTATGAGGCTTAAGTTTCCACGTGAATTGAAACACGAGCTCACTGCACGTTCATGTGAAGTCGTTGTCATTGAAAGGCTGCCATCTGGGGTCTTCGCTGATCCTTTCGAGCTGCAGCACTTTGTGCAACGCGGCGGTAGGTGATCACCATGATTCTAAAGTCATTTATATGAGTTTTTGAATGTGGTTTGGATTATTTGGTTAATGTCTTCTTGCTGCAGTGTTCACAGATGCAGCCGTCTTTGGTGACACGAATTTAGAGTTACCTTCTTTCCGCTCAAACCAAACCGTTGTTGAGATACATATGAGCATTGATTCTATAGTGCCTTTGAGGGATGAGGATGAGTCAGAAGTGATCCTTAAGGTTCCATTACACGCACGATATCAGGTTAGTGCACATGgagaaaattttattcataaaactGTCGTTTTTCATTGTTCATGTTTGCTTTTATAGATTCATAGTTTAACTAAGTTGTGCAATGATGCAAACTCTCACTTGTTCTCGCGTAGATCTCGTTTTTTATTCTAGACATGTGTTTCTGATATAAAATCCATCATTGTAATTGTGGATGTGTCAAACAAATAACCACTGTTTAGCATGCTTGTTTTAACATTCTagaaaaatacatataatgCGAGATATGTTGGCTTCATAAGAATCAAAACTATTCGTAAACTCACCCTTGGATGTCTATATCTGTAAATATTCCTCGATTGCTAACTAAATGAAGATTATTTGGATATTTGGATATCCCATAGAGTTCTATTCGCTTTATTTTTACACTCTCAGTATAATTTAGAGGCAAGGGACGACGATCTAGAGAAagaatttctttgttttttagcAGCGAGCCtttgatgaaaaagaaaagaaaatgtaagacgtatttttctctaatttttcaGCCACTAGGACATGGTTTCTCAAGGGTTGAGTTTGGGGCACCCGATATATTCACGTGCTGCAGCAGCACTGAACAAGACGCGGCTAAAATGCTCTGTCAACCCATCCCCACGAGCCTCATCCCTGACAAGAAAGCCAGTCCACTTATGTGGGAAATACCATGTGGCAACAAGGAACATGCTGCAGTTGTGTCTGCTGTTACTTTCGGGTTTGCTATCTCTACTGCATTGCTTATTGTATTGACATCTGTTTCTTACTCAAGGCAGTGAAAAGCGTCTAACCGACAACAAGGTTGCTAGTTAACCACACAGTGTTTCCTAATACTTTCTTAGTTGCTTAGACTTGAACAAGATTCATGGCCTATCCTAACTGAATAGTTTCCACTGCATATCACCATTTGGATTCTGTTGCTTGCCTGAACGAGAAGGAAACGTGCCTGAAAATGAAGGCGAAGGTGGAAGCAATGATGTTGTAAGAAGTGTGAGTTGCTTCTCCCGTTCTTGCATTTGTGAGGAGAAATATTGAATATGTGATTTTGCTATTTAACTCTTTAGTTTGTGTGATTAAGAGGTGAATGATTGAAATTATGGATGTGTGactagaaataatatttatgtattttgtctCTGTTTGTTTGTTCTTTGTTCGGTTGTTTTTTACAGTGCTTTAGttggaaattgaaaatagctTCATCTTTCAATGTATGGGCTTTGTTAAGAAGTTGAACTTCACATAATGATTTCTTTTTCTGATATAGTCTTCCAACTAATTGAAACTGAATAACAATGAAgctcaatttataattttaaaatgaaaggtaaattcaaaaaaatcaacatatcAGGCTCAGTATGTTTGCATATACGCATTGTAGAATTAGAATGTAACTGATTTAGTAACCAATGTGGCATGCAAAATTGAcattaaatgacatattttCTAGCCCCAAATATGTTGGCTCTTTCATCTCTAGAAACTAGAAATAATGTTTTGTTAAAATAGTGGTTTCGATATATCAATTCGAACTTATAATGCCTCGATTACGAAGTTGTTCAttgaatcaattaatttatcataacGACAATTACAACGAATATGTGGACAATATTTTACtatagtatttatatatgtgcactaattttagttgattaGTCAATTTGTCACATGATGCAGTATTGACTGATGAATTGCCTTAGAAAATGGACCGTTACGGACTTTTTGGCCTCATCTCATTTGCTtccaaacaaatttaaaatatgtttgGCATTGAATATGTTTCTACTTCAAACTATATTGGGATTgcttttttctctcttgtacttcctccgtcccactttaggagtcccgatttaccatttttagatgtcccactttaagagtcTTGGTTGGAATATTACATAAATGAtattaggccccacattccactaaccttttttcactcacattttattataaaactaatataaaatagtaggacgcacattccactattttttttctccaacttttctttacatttcttaatactcgtgtcgaactcaaccgggactcctaaagtgggacggagggagtattatttttataaaagaaatggagtactaaaaataaataattcgtTACTGAAGATAATAGGCATCCTATgctttatactccctccgtccgcgaataggagtcccatttttccattttagtccatccgttaataggagtcccggttcactttaaaactaatatatacaagtgggacctctatttcactaacttttttccac
The genomic region above belongs to Salvia hispanica cultivar TCC Black 2014 chromosome 3, UniMelb_Shisp_WGS_1.0, whole genome shotgun sequence and contains:
- the LOC125211199 gene encoding phosphatidylinositol-glycan biosynthesis class X protein isoform X1, which gives rise to MTGFFSSDLGMKTRSLQCVSVIFLISIKSLVLASIYGQTCSVDEYIAESYFKKYHSFIEREFDNFIANKIPLGSCKLLGDENLLMAKSLSRNVIGEGSHRWLSSSMRLKFPRELKHELTARSCEVVVIERLPSGVFADPFELQHFVQRGVFTDAAVFGDTNLELPSFRSNQTVVEIHMSIDSIVPLRDEDESEVILKVPLHARYQPLGHGFSRVEFGAPDIFTCCSSTEQDAAKMLCQPIPTSLIPDKKASPLMWEIPCGNKEHAAVVSAVTFGFAISTALLIVLTSVSYSRQ
- the LOC125211199 gene encoding phosphatidylinositol-glycan biosynthesis class X protein isoform X2 produces the protein MTDLGMKTRSLQCVSVIFLISIKSLVLASIYGQTCSVDEYIAESYFKKYHSFIEREFDNFIANKIPLGSCKLLGDENLLMAKSLSRNVIGEGSHRWLSSSMRLKFPRELKHELTARSCEVVVIERLPSGVFADPFELQHFVQRGVFTDAAVFGDTNLELPSFRSNQTVVEIHMSIDSIVPLRDEDESEVILKVPLHARYQPLGHGFSRVEFGAPDIFTCCSSTEQDAAKMLCQPIPTSLIPDKKASPLMWEIPCGNKEHAAVVSAVTFGFAISTALLIVLTSVSYSRQ
- the LOC125211199 gene encoding phosphatidylinositol-glycan biosynthesis class X protein isoform X3; translated protein: MKTRSLQCVSVIFLISIKSLVLASIYGQTCSVDEYIAESYFKKYHSFIEREFDNFIANKIPLGSCKLLGDENLLMAKSLSRNVIGEGSHRWLSSSMRLKFPRELKHELTARSCEVVVIERLPSGVFADPFELQHFVQRGVFTDAAVFGDTNLELPSFRSNQTVVEIHMSIDSIVPLRDEDESEVILKVPLHARYQPLGHGFSRVEFGAPDIFTCCSSTEQDAAKMLCQPIPTSLIPDKKASPLMWEIPCGNKEHAAVVSAVTFGFAISTALLIVLTSVSYSRQ